A window of Castanea sativa cultivar Marrone di Chiusa Pesio chromosome 1, ASM4071231v1 contains these coding sequences:
- the LOC142606570 gene encoding 16.9 kDa class I heat shock protein 1-like has protein sequence MGKPSYTMSLLVMVLVALVATQANALMPYTRSLWDMMLPSEDPFRILEQTPLTIPKGIENLALARADWKETPTAHVITLDVPGINKDDFKIEVEENRVLRISGERKGEEEAEGDKWHRAERTNGKFWRQFRLPGNADLDHVKAHLENGVLRITVPKFAEEKKRQPKVINIAVEGSSGEDIKATKAEI, from the coding sequence ATGGGCAAGCCAAGCTATACCATGTCTCTGCTTGTAATGGTACTCGTTGCTCTCGTGGCCACACAGGCCAATGCGTTGATGCCATACACAAGGTCCCTATGGGACATGATGCTCCCATCTGAGGACCCTTTTAGAATCCTTGAACAAACCCCACTAACCATCCCCAAAGGCATTGAGAACCTCGCTTTGGCACGTGCAGACTGGAAGGAGACCCCCACAGCTCACGTCATAACCTTGGACGTGCCTGGGATAAACAAAGATGATTTCAAGATTGAGGTGGAGGAGAACAGGGTGTTGAGGATCAGTGGAGAAAGGAAAGGTGAAGAAGAAGCTGAGGGTGACAAGTGGCATAGGGCTGAGAGGACTAATGGCAAGTTCTGGAGGCAGTTCAGGTTGCCAGGGAATGCGGATTTGGATCATGTTAAGGCACATCTTGAGAATGGTGTTTTGAGGATCACAGTGCCCAAGTTTGCTGAGGAGAAGAAGAGGCAGCCTAAAGTGATTAACATTGCTGTGGAGGGGTCCTCTGGTGAAGACATTAAGGCTACCAAGGCTGAGATATAA